The following are encoded in a window of Haloarcula halophila genomic DNA:
- a CDS encoding hemolysin family protein, with translation METVEVVARLLAGVALILANGFFVAIEFALTRARQFTEDEFVGDGNPALERAWEMTNDLEIYLTSCQVGITASSIAVGIVAEPALAAIFEPLFAGSRLAGIGVGASIAFIIINLVHLTHGEQTPTYLGVERSRFVCRYGAAPLYWFAKLISPLIAIGDSVAKWTLGLFGVEMSGAWLEAEVESIESRAELRTELSSILERGDLPEERREEILAAFQVGDQEVRDVMIPREEIVALSTSDDDETNARRLAETPHTRFPLIGEDFEEFLGIVYVPALVREREELAEDTGLLDGIDLESVASPPMTMSAGTSVSDAIDRFQAERQELALVMEDGEVVGMVTVTDTLEELVGDIQDPEDERAGVE, from the coding sequence ATGGAAACAGTCGAGGTCGTCGCCAGACTGCTGGCCGGAGTCGCACTCATCCTGGCCAACGGCTTCTTCGTCGCCATCGAGTTCGCCCTGACTCGTGCCCGGCAGTTCACCGAAGACGAGTTCGTCGGCGACGGGAACCCCGCCCTGGAACGCGCCTGGGAGATGACCAACGACCTGGAGATCTACCTGACGAGCTGTCAGGTCGGCATCACCGCCTCCTCGATCGCGGTCGGTATCGTCGCCGAACCCGCGCTGGCGGCGATCTTCGAACCGCTGTTCGCGGGGTCCCGCCTCGCGGGGATCGGCGTCGGTGCCAGCATCGCTTTCATCATCATCAACCTCGTCCACCTGACCCACGGCGAGCAGACCCCGACGTATCTTGGCGTCGAGCGCTCGCGGTTCGTCTGCCGGTACGGTGCAGCCCCGCTGTACTGGTTCGCGAAACTCATCTCGCCGCTGATCGCCATCGGCGACTCCGTCGCCAAGTGGACGCTGGGACTGTTCGGCGTGGAGATGTCCGGCGCCTGGCTGGAGGCGGAGGTCGAGAGCATCGAGTCCCGCGCTGAGTTGCGGACCGAACTCAGTTCCATCCTCGAACGCGGCGATCTCCCGGAGGAGCGTCGCGAGGAGATCCTGGCCGCGTTCCAGGTCGGCGACCAGGAGGTCCGCGACGTGATGATCCCCCGCGAGGAGATCGTCGCGCTGTCGACGAGCGACGACGACGAGACCAACGCCCGCCGACTCGCCGAGACCCCCCACACGCGGTTTCCGTTGATCGGCGAGGACTTCGAGGAGTTCCTGGGGATCGTCTACGTCCCGGCGCTGGTCCGCGAACGCGAGGAGTTGGCCGAGGACACCGGGCTGCTCGACGGCATCGATCTCGAATCGGTCGCCTCCCCGCCGATGACGATGTCGGCCGGAACGAGCGTCAGCGACGCGATCGACCGGTTCCAGGCCGAGCGCCAGGAACTGGCCCTGGTCATGGAGGACGGCGAGGTCGTCGGGATGGTCACCGTCACCGACACCCTAGAGGAACTCGTCGGCGACATCCAGGACCCCGAGGACGAACGGGCCGGCGTGGAGTAG
- a CDS encoding oxidoreductase, giving the protein MGDWSVAEMPALDGQTVVVTGANSGLGFEGTKAFTRKGATVVMACRSVERGQQAASEIERAVADADLDVRQCDLASLDSVAAFAESVREDYAVDILCNNAGVMAIPRQETEEGFEKQFGVNHLGHFALTGQLWPALRASDGEARVVTQSSGAHEMGEMDFSDLLSERSYGKWAAYGRSKLANLHFAYELQRRIDDNGVDDVLSVACHPGYADTNLQFRGPEEMGSNLRLAGMKVANALFGQSAERGALPMLYAATAETVIGGEYVGPDGLLEMRGDPEFQQSNEASRDEGAAAKLWEVSEELTGVEFEVA; this is encoded by the coding sequence ATGGGAGACTGGTCAGTCGCGGAGATGCCCGCACTCGACGGACAGACAGTCGTCGTGACGGGCGCGAACAGTGGACTCGGCTTCGAGGGAACGAAGGCATTCACGCGAAAGGGCGCGACGGTCGTGATGGCCTGCCGGAGCGTCGAGCGCGGTCAGCAGGCCGCCTCCGAGATCGAACGGGCCGTAGCCGACGCCGACCTCGACGTTCGACAGTGTGATCTGGCCTCGCTGGACAGCGTCGCGGCGTTCGCCGAGAGCGTCCGGGAGGACTACGCGGTCGATATCCTCTGTAACAACGCCGGCGTGATGGCGATCCCCCGCCAGGAGACGGAGGAGGGCTTCGAGAAACAGTTCGGCGTGAACCACCTGGGCCACTTCGCTCTGACAGGCCAGCTCTGGCCGGCACTGCGGGCCAGCGACGGGGAGGCGCGGGTCGTCACCCAGTCCAGCGGCGCCCACGAGATGGGCGAGATGGACTTCTCCGATCTGCTGTCGGAACGGTCCTACGGGAAGTGGGCGGCCTACGGCCGGAGCAAGCTCGCGAACCTCCACTTCGCCTACGAACTCCAGCGCCGGATCGACGACAACGGCGTCGACGACGTCCTCAGTGTGGCCTGTCACCCGGGCTATGCGGATACGAACCTCCAGTTCCGCGGCCCGGAGGAGATGGGGTCGAACCTCCGGCTGGCGGGGATGAAAGTCGCCAACGCACTGTTCGGACAGTCCGCCGAGCGGGGGGCGTTGCCGATGCTGTACGCCGCGACCGCCGAGACAGTCATCGGGGGTGAGTACGTCGGCCCCGACGGCCTGCTGGAGATGCGCGGCGATCCGGAGTTCCAGCAATCCAACGAGGCTTCCCGCGACGAGGGGGCCGCGGCGAAGCTCTGGGAGGTCTCCGAGGAGCTGACCGGCGTCGAGTTCGAGGTCGCGTAG
- a CDS encoding glutaredoxin family protein, whose protein sequence is MSATSITVYTRENCDLCAEAIETIERVAAETEASVDLDLVDVDEDPQLQEEYGETVPHVLVDGSPAFTYVVREADLRERLA, encoded by the coding sequence ATGAGTGCTACGTCGATCACCGTCTACACGCGCGAGAACTGTGACCTCTGTGCGGAGGCTATCGAGACGATCGAACGCGTGGCCGCGGAGACGGAGGCGTCGGTCGACCTCGATCTGGTCGACGTCGACGAGGACCCACAGTTACAGGAGGAGTACGGCGAGACGGTCCCACACGTCCTCGTCGACGGATCGCCCGCGTTCACCTACGTCGTCCGGGAAGCCGACCTGCGCGAGCGGTTGGCCTGA
- the thiE gene encoding thiamine phosphate synthase, with the protein MVDWGVYLVTQASLSEGRTTAKIVEQAIAGGVGVVQLREKDRSARERYELGRQLRTLTRESGVTFVVNDRIDLAQAVDADGVHLGDADLPVPVARELLGEDAVVGRSVSFVEDARAAEAAGADYLGVGAVYATGSKADIEDDEYAVGTDRLGEIAAAVDIPVVGIGGVTADNATEVVAAGADGVAVITAITGADDPEAATRALNEAVERGRSKR; encoded by the coding sequence ATGGTTGACTGGGGCGTGTACCTGGTGACACAGGCGTCGCTGTCGGAGGGTCGAACGACCGCGAAGATCGTCGAGCAGGCGATCGCGGGCGGTGTCGGGGTCGTCCAGTTGCGCGAGAAGGACCGGTCGGCCCGCGAGCGGTACGAACTGGGCCGACAGCTCCGGACACTGACCCGGGAGTCCGGCGTGACCTTCGTCGTCAACGACCGGATCGACCTCGCGCAGGCGGTCGACGCCGACGGGGTCCACCTGGGTGACGCGGACCTGCCCGTGCCGGTGGCCCGCGAGTTGCTCGGCGAGGACGCCGTCGTCGGCCGGTCGGTCTCGTTCGTCGAGGACGCTCGTGCGGCCGAGGCGGCGGGCGCGGACTATCTGGGCGTTGGCGCGGTGTACGCAACCGGCTCGAAAGCCGACATCGAGGACGACGAGTACGCCGTCGGAACCGACCGCCTCGGGGAGATCGCCGCCGCCGTCGACATCCCGGTGGTCGGGATCGGCGGTGTCACCGCCGACAACGCGACCGAGGTCGTCGCGGCCGGTGCCGACGGCGTGGCAGTCATCACCGCGATCACGGGTGCCGACGATCCCGAAGCGGCGACACGGGCGCTGAACGAGGCCGTCGAACGGGGTCGCAGCAAGCGGTAG
- a CDS encoding STAS/SEC14 domain-containing protein has product MAQYESAFLTIEWDGSIEAVIMNWTDFAEGEEYREGLDKGLEVIEQHGAENWLADLREMGAVSQEDQEWTRNEWHPRAFETSLTNMAIIQPESVVAEMSVDDLVQEIGEETTIQIFDNREDAKSWLDEQ; this is encoded by the coding sequence ATGGCACAGTACGAATCAGCCTTCCTGACCATCGAATGGGACGGTTCGATCGAGGCAGTGATAATGAATTGGACCGACTTCGCGGAGGGCGAGGAGTACCGCGAGGGACTGGACAAAGGGCTGGAAGTGATCGAACAACACGGCGCGGAGAACTGGTTGGCCGATCTGCGGGAGATGGGGGCAGTGTCACAGGAGGATCAGGAGTGGACGCGAAACGAGTGGCACCCGCGGGCGTTCGAGACGTCGTTGACGAACATGGCCATCATCCAGCCCGAAAGCGTCGTCGCCGAGATGTCAGTCGACGATCTCGTACAGGAGATCGGGGAAGAGACCACGATACAGATCTTCGACAACAGGGAAGACGCGAAGAGCTGGCTCGACGAACAGTGA
- a CDS encoding site-2 protease family protein, translating to MRKFHLTTIWGIPIRVSLSLLIFLPVLAWLISSTAQIEVYAGIVSVLTGTQLDLARLQAGSTPWLVGGAAAIGLFASVALHELGHSYAAMRYGLETESITLWILGGLASFKTIPREWDREFWIAVAGPITSVLVGAVCYAALLLLPANATVVLFVVGWLAVTNIVLAVFNMLPAFPMDGGRVLRALLARNRPYASATRIAARIGTVFAVLFAVVGVLSFSPLLLLLALFIYGAATGESRTVALADLLEGLTVGDVARPATATIEASATVEELVDRMFADRTTEFTVTDGGDVVGVVTVQDFRALSKAEREADSVADLMETDLPRFEETVGAFDALVELDTGGSGAALVDGPSGTRVVSRQDFSSAMEMRRLIGNSGPF from the coding sequence GTGCGAAAGTTCCATCTCACGACGATCTGGGGGATCCCGATCCGTGTCAGCCTCTCGCTGCTGATCTTCCTGCCGGTGCTGGCCTGGCTCATCTCCAGTACCGCACAGATCGAGGTGTACGCGGGAATCGTCTCGGTGCTCACAGGGACGCAACTGGATCTGGCCCGGCTCCAGGCCGGGTCGACGCCGTGGCTCGTCGGCGGTGCGGCGGCGATCGGCCTGTTCGCCAGCGTCGCGCTCCACGAACTGGGCCACTCCTACGCTGCGATGCGCTACGGGCTGGAGACGGAGTCGATCACGCTGTGGATCCTCGGCGGGCTGGCCAGTTTCAAGACCATCCCCCGCGAGTGGGACCGCGAGTTCTGGATCGCGGTCGCCGGCCCGATCACGAGCGTCCTCGTCGGGGCGGTCTGTTACGCCGCCCTCCTGCTCTTACCGGCCAACGCTACCGTCGTGTTGTTCGTCGTCGGCTGGCTGGCGGTCACGAACATCGTCTTAGCGGTGTTCAACATGCTCCCGGCGTTCCCGATGGACGGCGGCCGGGTCCTGCGGGCGCTGCTGGCCCGGAACCGCCCGTACGCCTCGGCGACCCGGATCGCCGCCCGCATCGGGACGGTCTTCGCCGTCCTCTTTGCCGTCGTCGGGGTGCTCTCTTTCTCCCCGCTCTTGCTCCTGCTCGCCCTGTTCATCTACGGGGCCGCGACCGGCGAGTCCCGTACCGTCGCACTGGCAGACTTACTGGAGGGACTCACCGTCGGTGACGTGGCCCGCCCGGCGACCGCGACTATCGAGGCCAGTGCCACCGTCGAGGAACTCGTCGACCGGATGTTCGCTGACCGAACGACCGAGTTCACCGTCACCGACGGCGGCGACGTCGTCGGTGTCGTCACCGTCCAGGACTTCCGTGCGCTCTCGAAGGCCGAACGCGAGGCCGACTCCGTGGCGGACCTGATGGAGACGGATCTCCCACGGTTCGAGGAGACGGTGGGTGCCTTCGACGCACTGGTCGAACTGGACACCGGCGGCTCCGGCGCTGCCCTCGTCGACGGTCCGTCGGGGACCCGCGTCGTCTCCCGGCAGGACTTCAGTTCGGCCATGGAGATGCGACGGCTGATCGGTAACTCCGGGCCGTTCTGA
- a CDS encoding mechanosensitive ion channel family protein → MRRQLTLPDWSVFEPYSELFWDVTVFVVVAAVTVLLARTVVVPLAVRTVRNRNRNNPTLINATKTYLTVASVGVAVLLGLIAAGQARFLLNTDSAILVAALTFTLGVAGQQVFGSLISGIFLVADPDFNVGDWISWPGGEGHVEAVDFRVTRIRTPDNETITVPNTELTNNALTRPFGRDSYRITEDVFVAYGEDTEHALLELQQVATNHDRVAAEPAPATRIVEMGPDNVTIRAEFWIDDPASGDAAEVASAFRRRVKRRFDEEGITLGPPAGRELSGSVTVTEESA, encoded by the coding sequence GTGCGCCGGCAGCTCACCCTCCCGGACTGGTCCGTCTTCGAACCGTACAGCGAACTGTTCTGGGACGTGACAGTGTTCGTCGTCGTCGCAGCCGTGACCGTACTCCTGGCGCGAACCGTCGTCGTCCCGCTGGCCGTCCGGACGGTCCGGAACCGGAACCGGAACAACCCGACGCTGATCAACGCCACAAAGACCTATCTCACTGTCGCATCCGTCGGAGTCGCGGTCTTGCTCGGACTGATCGCCGCCGGTCAGGCGAGGTTCCTGTTGAACACCGACTCCGCGATCCTGGTCGCCGCGTTGACGTTCACGCTGGGTGTGGCTGGCCAGCAGGTGTTCGGCTCGCTGATCAGTGGCATCTTCCTGGTCGCCGATCCGGATTTCAACGTCGGCGACTGGATCAGTTGGCCCGGCGGCGAGGGTCACGTCGAGGCGGTCGACTTCCGCGTGACACGGATCAGGACCCCGGACAACGAGACCATCACCGTTCCGAACACGGAGTTGACGAACAACGCGCTGACCCGGCCGTTCGGTCGTGACAGCTACCGGATCACAGAGGACGTGTTCGTCGCCTACGGGGAGGACACCGAACACGCGCTGCTGGAACTCCAGCAGGTGGCGACGAACCACGACCGTGTCGCCGCGGAGCCCGCACCGGCCACCCGTATCGTCGAGATGGGACCGGACAACGTCACGATCAGGGCGGAGTTCTGGATCGACGACCCCGCGAGCGGGGACGCCGCCGAGGTGGCCTCGGCGTTCAGGCGGCGGGTGAAACGGCGGTTCGACGAGGAGGGGATCACCCTCGGCCCGCCCGCGGGACGGGAACTGTCGGGCTCGGTGACGGTCACCGAAGAGTCGGCGTAG
- a CDS encoding aryl-sulfate sulfotransferase — MDRGRRSTALIVAGILLVVGTVAVGAATAPETSVDDGSQQRTLVGSQGGDTGWHADGSVYMLTGSEISWRIDDADSYFDVTQLPDGRVMAGFMHSGYQEGCAPYDPPCTKTGFRIIDPDAEGGPETIEEYAFPVRYATNSETHDVERLDSGEYLLSDMEHERIFTVRDGEVTWQWNASSFYDAPPDPTRRDWLHINDVDAVNETHYLVSVRNANQLVLVERGAGVVEVVNEDDGGSDDSCTVRDSQLKDFDGDGEIRCGDPSVLDHQHNPQWLGPDAVLVADSDNDRVVELHKVDGEWEPAWTLSRAGSVPLHWPRDADRLDNGNTLVTDTLNKRVFEVTPNGTVVWSRQTPDDTPIAYEAERLPEGERVGAQRYTADGDVEEASGGVPGLSLLLVSLQSVAPWTPFWFAELHLGLTLVGVVTVVAGGVDRLRELRR, encoded by the coding sequence ATGGACCGTGGCAGACGCAGTACCGCCCTGATCGTCGCTGGTATCCTCCTCGTCGTCGGCACGGTCGCAGTCGGCGCCGCGACCGCCCCCGAAACGAGTGTCGACGACGGCTCCCAGCAACGGACCCTCGTCGGTTCCCAAGGAGGCGACACCGGCTGGCACGCCGACGGGAGTGTCTACATGCTCACCGGCAGCGAGATCTCCTGGCGTATCGACGACGCCGACAGCTACTTCGACGTGACGCAGTTGCCCGACGGTCGGGTGATGGCCGGGTTCATGCATTCGGGCTACCAGGAAGGGTGTGCCCCCTACGACCCGCCCTGTACCAAGACCGGGTTCCGGATCATCGACCCCGACGCCGAGGGCGGTCCCGAGACCATCGAGGAATACGCCTTCCCCGTCCGGTACGCTACGAACAGCGAGACCCACGACGTCGAACGGCTCGACTCGGGCGAGTATCTGCTCTCCGACATGGAACACGAGCGGATCTTCACCGTCCGGGACGGCGAGGTGACCTGGCAGTGGAACGCCTCCTCCTTCTACGACGCGCCGCCGGACCCGACCAGACGCGACTGGCTCCACATCAACGACGTCGACGCCGTCAACGAGACCCACTATCTCGTCTCGGTCCGTAACGCGAACCAGTTGGTCCTCGTCGAGCGCGGCGCGGGCGTCGTCGAGGTCGTCAACGAGGACGACGGCGGTAGCGACGACAGCTGTACGGTCCGTGACTCACAGCTGAAAGACTTCGACGGCGACGGCGAGATCCGCTGTGGCGACCCGTCGGTGTTGGACCACCAGCACAACCCCCAGTGGCTCGGCCCCGACGCCGTCCTCGTCGCGGACTCGGACAACGACCGGGTCGTCGAACTCCACAAGGTCGACGGCGAGTGGGAACCGGCCTGGACGCTCTCGCGGGCCGGCAGCGTCCCCCTCCACTGGCCCCGTGACGCCGACCGACTCGACAACGGCAACACGCTCGTGACCGACACGCTGAACAAGCGTGTCTTCGAGGTGACTCCCAACGGCACCGTCGTCTGGAGCCGACAGACGCCCGACGACACGCCCATCGCGTACGAGGCCGAACGGCTACCCGAAGGCGAACGCGTCGGCGCACAGCGGTACACCGCCGACGGCGACGTCGAGGAAGCGTCCGGCGGCGTCCCCGGGCTCTCCCTGCTACTCGTGAGCCTCCAGTCGGTCGCTCCCTGGACGCCCTTCTGGTTCGCGGAACTGCACCTGGGGCTGACACTGGTCGGCGTCGTCACCGTCGTCGCCGGGGGCGTCGACCGGCTCCGGGAGTTGCGTCGCTAG
- a CDS encoding ZIP family metal transporter, which produces MQSGLVDLFVDVVGTDPLVSGLVGGVVIATLNLLGASLVLVWRNPSQRSMDVALGFAAGVMLAAAFTSLIIPGIEEYSGGNPIPTLLGVALGALFLDQGDKLVPHAHYLLTGKRRSDAAGPGESLPVVDERLAGVILFILAITLHNMPEGLAVGVGFGAAAGDPARLGAALSLMLAIGIQNIPEGLAVSVAAINAGLDRRAYAVFAGVRAGVVEIPLAVLGAVAVTLVEPLLPYAMGFAAGAMLFVISDEIVPETHRSGHERVATLGLMAGTIVMLYLDISLAA; this is translated from the coding sequence GTGCAATCCGGGCTTGTCGATCTGTTCGTTGACGTCGTCGGGACGGACCCGCTCGTTTCGGGGTTGGTCGGCGGCGTCGTCATCGCGACGCTGAACCTCCTGGGAGCGTCGCTGGTGTTGGTCTGGCGGAACCCCTCCCAGCGCTCGATGGACGTCGCGCTGGGCTTTGCCGCCGGCGTGATGCTGGCCGCGGCGTTCACGAGCCTCATCATCCCCGGGATCGAGGAGTACTCGGGCGGGAACCCCATCCCGACCCTGCTGGGGGTCGCTCTCGGGGCGTTGTTCCTCGACCAGGGCGACAAACTCGTCCCCCACGCTCACTACCTCCTGACCGGGAAACGCCGGAGCGACGCCGCCGGCCCCGGTGAGTCACTCCCCGTCGTCGACGAGCGTCTGGCTGGTGTGATCCTGTTCATCCTCGCGATCACGCTCCACAACATGCCCGAGGGACTGGCCGTCGGCGTCGGCTTCGGTGCCGCCGCCGGTGATCCGGCCAGGCTCGGGGCCGCGCTCTCGCTGATGCTCGCGATCGGCATCCAGAACATCCCGGAGGGACTGGCGGTGTCGGTCGCGGCGATCAACGCGGGCCTCGACCGGCGGGCGTACGCTGTCTTCGCCGGCGTCCGGGCAGGCGTCGTTGAGATCCCTCTGGCCGTACTCGGCGCCGTCGCGGTCACGCTCGTCGAACCGCTGCTTCCCTACGCGATGGGGTTTGCCGCCGGTGCGATGTTGTTCGTCATCTCCGACGAGATCGTCCCCGAGACACACCGGAGCGGCCACGAACGGGTGGCGACGCTGGGGCTGATGGCTGGGACGATCGTCATGCTGTATCTCGATATCTCACTCGCGGCCTGA
- a CDS encoding CPCC family cysteine-rich protein, translating to MSADTPGNPAARELGFCPCCGYKTLPEGQPGSYEVCPVCHWLDDPLQFSDEEYVSDTNHVSLSAARENFREYGASTPEAVDDCEEPDGKARDPNWPYDTDRSGRE from the coding sequence ATGTCGGCCGATACACCCGGCAACCCCGCGGCACGGGAACTGGGCTTTTGCCCGTGTTGTGGGTACAAGACACTGCCCGAAGGACAGCCGGGGTCCTACGAGGTCTGTCCGGTCTGTCACTGGCTCGACGACCCGTTGCAGTTCAGCGACGAGGAGTACGTCAGCGACACCAACCACGTCTCGCTTTCGGCTGCTCGGGAGAACTTCCGGGAGTACGGGGCGTCTACGCCCGAGGCCGTCGACGACTGCGAGGAGCCGGACGGCAAGGCACGGGACCCCAACTGGCCCTACGACACGGATCGATCAGGCCGCGAGTGA
- a CDS encoding DUF6360 family protein: MVDRILKVNAYTTFDLLDGAVEGHGFDEEALAVLNVTAPRKNPDHVELQLEMDNTDLEAVEAHADKVTLSAAQARELAGELERYAGKVEDAQGE, from the coding sequence ATGGTAGACCGCATCCTGAAGGTCAACGCGTACACGACCTTCGATCTGCTCGACGGTGCCGTCGAAGGCCACGGTTTCGACGAGGAGGCACTGGCAGTGTTGAACGTCACGGCACCGCGGAAGAACCCCGACCACGTCGAACTCCAGTTGGAGATGGACAACACCGACCTGGAGGCCGTCGAAGCACACGCCGACAAAGTGACGCTATCGGCGGCGCAGGCTCGGGAACTCGCCGGTGAACTGGAGCGATACGCCGGGAAAGTCGAGGACGCACAGGGCGAGTGA
- a CDS encoding nicotinate phosphoribosyltransferase, which translates to MTDEFDIVPPEAIRSGRATDAYFDRTMEALEHAGRNPDVVAEVTANQFATGDWKLLAGVPDAARLLAGRSVDVDALPEGRLFDGGPVMRIEGSYREFCRLETALLGLLSHPTGVATSALAARHAAPDSTVLSFGSRHVHPSLGAMVERAALLGGLDGFSNVAAGDVLGREAGGTMPHALVICFGRGNQEEAWRAFDEAVPEETPRIALTDTYSDEVDEALRAAEAVDDLDGVRLDTTGSRRGDFRHIVREVRWSLDAHGHEDVDVFVSGGLGPAQLRELRDVADGFGVGSYVSNADPLDFALDIVEVDGELAAKRGKLTGTKSVYRTPDGGHHVGLADREGPSGAESLMEPLVRDGELVREFDLDDAIDRAREDAAAVGFSDGD; encoded by the coding sequence ATGACCGACGAGTTCGACATCGTTCCGCCCGAGGCGATCCGGTCGGGACGGGCGACGGACGCGTACTTCGACCGGACGATGGAGGCCCTGGAACACGCGGGCCGGAACCCCGACGTGGTCGCGGAGGTGACCGCCAACCAGTTCGCGACCGGCGACTGGAAGCTCCTGGCGGGCGTCCCCGACGCGGCCAGACTCCTGGCTGGCCGGAGCGTCGACGTCGACGCGCTCCCGGAGGGACGGCTGTTCGACGGCGGCCCAGTCATGCGGATCGAAGGGTCCTATCGGGAGTTCTGTCGGCTGGAGACCGCGCTGTTGGGCTTGCTCTCGCATCCGACCGGCGTCGCGACCAGCGCACTAGCGGCCAGACACGCCGCTCCCGACTCGACGGTACTGTCGTTTGGCTCCCGGCACGTCCACCCGTCGCTGGGGGCGATGGTTGAGCGGGCGGCACTGCTGGGCGGCCTGGACGGCTTCTCGAACGTCGCGGCCGGGGACGTGCTGGGCCGGGAAGCCGGCGGGACGATGCCCCACGCGCTGGTCATCTGTTTCGGCCGCGGCAACCAGGAAGAGGCCTGGCGGGCCTTCGACGAGGCCGTCCCCGAGGAGACGCCCCGCATCGCCCTGACCGACACCTACAGCGACGAGGTCGACGAGGCGCTGCGGGCGGCCGAGGCCGTCGACGATCTCGACGGCGTCCGCCTCGACACGACCGGCTCCCGGCGGGGGGACTTCCGGCACATCGTCCGGGAGGTCCGCTGGTCGCTGGACGCACACGGCCACGAGGACGTGGATGTCTTCGTCTCGGGCGGACTGGGGCCGGCACAACTGCGGGAACTGCGCGACGTGGCCGACGGCTTCGGCGTCGGGAGCTACGTCTCGAACGCCGACCCGCTGGACTTCGCACTGGACATCGTCGAGGTCGACGGCGAACTGGCGGCGAAACGCGGGAAACTCACCGGGACGAAGAGCGTCTACCGCACGCCCGACGGCGGTCACCACGTGGGACTGGCCGACCGAGAGGGTCCCAGCGGGGCCGAATCGCTCATGGAGCCACTCGTCCGGGACGGCGAACTCGTCCGCGAGTTCGATCTGGACGACGCGATCGACCGCGCCCGCGAGGACGCCGCTGCCGTCGGGTTCTCCGACGGGGACTGA